Proteins encoded by one window of Geoalkalibacter sp.:
- a CDS encoding phage tail sheath C-terminal domain-containing protein, with protein sequence MTEMILPGVYIEVRPEGLITPGRVTVGNLGVIGTASKGPTGTPVLLGSYAEARQVFGPYDPWIDGASDELTLVRALELAFAHGATTVFAVRVASAAAAQADYTLSSAGGPNVRLRAKTPGTWGNDLKVNVWDADQNAFIEEEQHSGGAAISLERTPVVKSARNRLRLFTDADGLTRSLKLLYDDDAAAPGPGEVKIDRATGALTFGGPAPGAADVLTASYVVDKSSAVKVTLALGELKESYIVVDGQDLVADLKRLSAWVEGSALANADETPAKSSAADAFGAFGTGANTTGNNGEFGADYQAGLGALLNEDAHIIVAAGQDDSFADELDAHCQTASSDAIRKDRIAVTGSGVGAGLDDIRGHNVASDRVILAAPGIRVTDTAATPPVEVTLPGAYAAAAVAGLLAAFSPHISLTNKTVRVGGLERKFTAAELTQLVQARVLAFEQRQGFRIVKGITTSTNTAWHQITTRRIVDYAKFGVRSAATPYIGLLNNERVRGAMRTTINSFLTEMVNDEMLISYELDVSATREEERQGIARVTLVLRPTFSIDFIKVTMFLE encoded by the coding sequence ATGACAGAGATGATCTTGCCGGGTGTTTACATCGAGGTTCGCCCCGAGGGGCTCATCACCCCCGGTCGGGTGACGGTCGGCAACCTGGGGGTGATCGGCACCGCCAGCAAGGGGCCGACGGGCACGCCGGTGCTGCTCGGCAGCTATGCCGAGGCGCGCCAGGTGTTTGGTCCCTATGATCCATGGATCGACGGCGCCAGCGACGAGCTGACCCTGGTGCGCGCCCTGGAACTGGCCTTCGCGCATGGCGCCACCACCGTCTTCGCCGTGCGCGTCGCCTCGGCGGCCGCCGCGCAGGCCGACTACACGCTGAGCTCCGCCGGCGGACCCAACGTGCGGCTGCGCGCGAAAACCCCGGGCACCTGGGGCAACGACCTCAAGGTCAACGTGTGGGACGCCGACCAGAACGCCTTCATCGAGGAGGAGCAACACAGCGGCGGCGCCGCCATCAGTCTGGAGCGCACGCCGGTGGTCAAGAGCGCGCGCAACCGCCTGCGCCTGTTCACCGACGCCGACGGCCTGACCCGCTCCCTCAAGCTTCTCTACGACGATGACGCGGCGGCCCCCGGCCCCGGCGAGGTCAAGATCGACCGCGCCACGGGAGCTCTAACCTTCGGCGGACCGGCGCCCGGCGCGGCGGATGTGCTCACCGCCTCCTACGTGGTGGACAAGAGCAGCGCCGTCAAGGTGACCCTGGCCCTAGGCGAGCTCAAGGAAAGCTACATCGTCGTCGACGGCCAGGACCTGGTGGCCGACCTCAAGCGCCTCTCGGCCTGGGTCGAGGGCAGCGCCCTGGCCAACGCCGATGAAACGCCCGCCAAGAGCAGCGCCGCCGATGCCTTCGGCGCCTTCGGCACCGGCGCCAACACCACCGGCAACAACGGCGAGTTCGGCGCCGACTATCAGGCGGGACTCGGGGCGCTGCTCAACGAGGACGCCCACATCATCGTCGCCGCCGGCCAGGACGACAGCTTCGCCGACGAGCTCGACGCCCATTGCCAGACGGCCTCCTCGGACGCCATCCGCAAGGACCGCATCGCTGTGACGGGCAGCGGCGTCGGCGCCGGCCTCGACGACATCCGCGGCCACAACGTCGCCAGCGATCGGGTGATCCTCGCCGCGCCAGGCATCAGGGTCACCGACACCGCCGCCACGCCGCCCGTCGAGGTGACTCTGCCCGGCGCCTACGCGGCCGCCGCCGTGGCCGGCCTGCTGGCCGCCTTTTCGCCGCATATCAGTCTGACCAACAAGACGGTGCGGGTCGGCGGCCTGGAGCGCAAATTCACCGCCGCCGAGCTTACCCAACTGGTGCAGGCCCGCGTCCTGGCCTTCGAGCAGCGCCAGGGCTTTCGCATCGTCAAGGGCATCACCACCAGCACCAACACCGCCTGGCATCAGATCACCACCAGGCGCATCGTCGATTACGCCAAGTTCGGCGTGCGCTCGGCCGCCACGCCCTACATCGGCCTGCTCAACAACGAGCGGGTGCGCGGCGCCATGCGCACCACCATCAACAGCTTTCTCACCGAGATGGTCAACGACGAAATGCTCATCAGCTACGAGCTCGACGTGAGCGCCACGCGCGAGGAAGAACGCCAGGGCATCGCACGGGTCACCCTGGTGCTGCGCCCGACCTTCAGCATCGACTTCATCAAAGTCACCATGTTCCTGGAATAA